From Micromonas commoda chromosome 3, complete sequence, a single genomic window includes:
- a CDS encoding predicted protein, whose amino-acid sequence MSDGYAAAQARKEAYLASLILQDVEKRGEAVRERGVTAWAHRPREREQVNERFLRNTLRGVDSSNRRVEQQAVRSGSPAPGAGGAKRVRPEDVVVDHGRGGAGSTRRGSEGTSSSSSSAAASSSDSEPDAKPSAGNGKGGMRDDELAEFLSRPRVKRGRGAVGSRADEPGPFLPGGGAEHKVGGYSLVLANEETRRNDARIAAMRDEAKRKERKKAEKREKKERKRERKEGRSEKKKRRR is encoded by the coding sequence ATGTCCGACGGGTatgccgccgcgcaggcccGTAAGGAGGCGTATCTCGCGTCGCTCATCCTCCAGGACGTGGagaagcgcggcgaggcggtgcgcgagcgcggcgtcaccgcgtgGGCGCATCGCCCGagggagcgcgagcaggtGAACGAGCGCTTCCTGCGGAACACGCTGCGAGGGGTGGACTCGAGCAACAGGCGCGTGGAGCAACAGGCGGTGCGGTCGGGTagccccgcgccgggagCCGGTGGCGCCAAGCGAGTGCGTccggaggacgtcgtcgtggaccacgggcgcggaggcgcgggatcTACCCGCCGGGGGTCGGAAGGCacctcctcatcctcatcctccgcggcggcgtcctcttCCGACTCCGAGCCGGATGCGaagccgagcgcggggaaTGGGAAGGGCGGGATGAGGgacgatgagctcgccgagtTTCTCTCCAGGCCGCGGGTCAAGCGCGGCAGGGGCGCCGTGGGCTCCAGAGCGGACGAACCCGGCCCTTTTCtccccggaggaggcgcggagCACAAGGTGGGGGGGTACTCTCTCGTGTTGGCGAATGAGGAGACGCGGCGaaacgacgcgaggatcgcggcgatgcgggaCGAGGCGAAACGGAAGGAGCGgaagaaggcggagaagagggagaagaaggagcgcAAGAGGGAGCGAAAGGAGGGCAGGtccgagaagaagaagcgacggcggtga